The genomic region GCATCTTTAGATAgacattgtttttaaaatcagtgtAATAACTTTTCCACTTAACTTTTTAGTTAATACCATTTTACGTTGaaacaaattttattttgttatccattTGGTAAGTGTGATTTTGTAGTTAAGTAATACTGAATACTTACCAGTATATCTGCTCTCTTAGAAGACCAACAATATCCCTATCAAGAATGTGTATCTGAGTTCAGCACAGGAATATCTCATTGTCTGGGTCTTTGGTGGGCCTGCGTGTGGGACCATCCCATGCTAATTAAAAGCCGTTCACTCTTTTCTTGTTGGCCTTGCACAGTTCTGCTTGCTCAGACCTCTCACTCTTTCCAGGCTGAGATCTGTTCAGATGTTTTGGTGGTTACTTGATAAACAGAGGTTTTTCTTCCAAGAAGAAATTTGTAGGGACAGTATCACACACTAGTCTACAATATGCAGCCAATTAGCCAGCTCACACTTGGAAGCTCCAGCTCTGCGAATACAAGAGGCTCCAGGTTTTCAAGTACTGCTATGATGTTGCTGTATAAAAATGAGCTGCATCTTTCCATGGCTTACATAAGAAACAGTTTCGAAAGCTATATTGTACAAGCACAAAATGCTTGTAAGAATTATGTCAGTTTTATTTACAGAAACCTGGTTTAATGTATCATTTTCCAGCAAAAGAacggaatgttttaaaaatttgacATAAAGAGAGAAACCAACTTTTTAGATTCATCAGATGCACTTAATGTTTGTTATAAAAATCTAGTATAAATGATTTTTCTgcaatattttctgtattaaCATAACTGTAAAtcaaaaatattgtaaataatttACTGATCTATTAATAGGCTATTTTAAGTGATTTGCATTGCTTCAATATAGTaggtaattaaaaatgttttggtgGTACTGGTGAAGGTGGACACAACAGGTGGTTATAGCTGTATAAAATATAGTTATCCAAATTTAAGTAAATGGGAAATAAGATGTAAAATACCTGGAGCATTTTCAAACTGTATCACTTGATGCTAAATTTGCTGAAATAACGCAGAACAGTAATGGTGCAAGATTATACTTGGGAGTCTTGTAATGTGTACTGCTGCTAATTTTAGGAGTTAGTTCCCTGGTTACACCTGGTGATCATACAACCATGACTATGGTAGTGCTACACAGATTATTCTCAGTGGAATAAAGAAAAGTTGTATGGTGTGTGGACACAGGAGCGTTTGTTTAGCATGCGTCTTCTGCTCAGCTGGCAGGAGGGCTAGGAAATAGGTCTTACTTCCCACCCCTTCAAGGAAGTCCATAGCTGCAGCTTGCTTCCTTTCTTCCATGGAAGTCAGTAGCTCCCATTGATACACATACAGTAAGTGTATTAAGACATTGTCAGAAAAACTTCAGGCAGCAGTGGTGACAGCATTGCAGCCTGAGACCTCAGAGTGGAGTTCCTACTGTCCAGAACTGAAAAGACTAATGTTCCGTTAGTTCATTTTATACTAACGATACCACTTATGTAGCTCTCTGATTTTAGTAGGAATACTGTGGACCTCTAGGGATCTTTGTGAGTCTGTATATGATACTTGGCAGTACAAACTAATGCTCAAATTCTTCCTTGGTTTATGTTAGTTAGCAAGTTCTTTGCATGTTCGTAGTTAATTAACTTATGGAAAATTTGGATATTAACGTTCAATGGCATGTGTTTCATTTAAACAGAAATGTCACTAATTTTTGTTCATTATGAGTCGTCGAATCCTATGTCTGTTTCCACAGGCATAGGTCTAAAACCAGTGAGTAAGGGGGATGATTTTAACTCATTTACCCACTCTCAATGTAGCCCAGTAAATTATACCCAGCACTGTTCTGGGTATTCCCTGAACATTAGTGGCACTGTTTAGGAGGCAAGTAAATGGTGGGACTGAGAAACCTCCATTTTGAGAGCTAAGTTTCACTCATAAATTATTGGACTCAATGCAATTATTAAGGCTACAGACAGATTGTAAACAGTTACTTTGTCAtattatgattctgtgatttgaTTATTTGGTTTCTAACATGCTGTCTTGGTCAGAAGTAAGTTTTGTGTAATATATGCATAGTTCactttgtgtatgttttaaatattatgaTCATTTCTATTCAAAGTATTTTAATCATTGCAGTCTCTTTAATCACTGTCGTTAATCAACATCATACAGAGGATTCATTAATTTATAGAAGTTAAAATGAgatgaactttgaaaaaaaatgcctgtATCAGTTCTTGTGGAATGAAATTATAGCCCTCTTCTACCCTTCCAGCCAAAGCCCATTCCAAATGCTATATGTGGAATTTGTCTGAAGGGTAAGGAGTCCAACAAGAAAGGGAAGGCTGAAGCACTTATACACTGCTCCCAGTGTGAGAACAGTGGTAAGTAAAAGAATGCTCTAAAGTGACAAATTAATTGAAAAAAATGATATGCAAAATAACGTGCAAGCTtgaaaattcaattttttttgcagttttgtgATTACTACGGCATAGCTGATACACTTAAAAGGAACTTAATATTTTGTctaatgaacattttaattacttcTCATAGAGATTTCTTTTGACCATTCTAGTAATGATGCTGGTTTTGATCTAGGTCATCCCTCCTGTCTGGATATGTCTGCAGAGCTTGTTGCCATAATTAAGACCTACCCTTGGCAATGTATGGAGTGTAAAACATGCATTATATGTGGACAGCCTCACCATGAGGAAGAAATGATGTTCTGTGATGTGTGTGACCGTGGCTATCATACATTTTGTGTGGGGCTTGGTGCTATACCCTCAGGTAATTACAACAATTACTCTTTTTTTGAAGATCCATTTCTTGATTTATTGAAATCAGTGAAGCGTAATCTGGTTTCCTTTATTCTACGGGAAAGGTATTTACATGTGATAAATTTATAAAACTGACAACTTTTTGTGTCATATTATATCCTATAAATTAAGAATTGGCTATACACAAGATTTCCTTAGACATTTTATTTGCTCTTTCACAATCTACATTCATGAGAAGTCTTTGAAATCTCGAATTATTGGCAGAAGTAGAATTGCTTTCCCACCCAAACTGAGGATTAACAGTAAAGTTGCAAAGAATATACTGAAACATAGAATACATGAGAAATTTTGAGAACCTTCCACAGCATTTTCTGGACTAGTTTTCTTTGTATGCAAAGCAAAAGGTGTGAGGAGTTATCTGAAATGTCAGTTGTAGTGGGTGTATAGGTATACTGTGACTTAATGCTTGTATTTTTCCTAAACTAATGGCACTGAATTATTAGAACTATTCCAGATGAATTGCTTTGTTCATTTGAGGTGACCTCTGCTCTTTCCTCCCACCACTCTCTATTTAATAACATGTAATATTTCAACAAAATTTCCATTATGTGGAACACTGTGTCTAGGGAACCTAAAGTCTAGTAAACTAATAGTAGTTGAATATGGGGGATGATTATTTATTAATCAGCTATTGCTAAAACCATTCTGTTttaatactgattttttaaattattgtttaggACTATGTTTATACTtacacagcattttccaccattgGACAAGAGATCATGCAGTTGATCGTTTCCCCCTATGCCTCATGTACTGCTGTTTTTTCCTTTGTACAAAGAAAATCTGAGAGACATATGATAGTGCCTCATGTGAAACTTCAAGCAGCGTACTACTTGCCTTTGTTCTAAAATTTATTTGTGAAATTAATAGCAGTATGCTGCTTGAATCCCAGTTAATTCACAGTATTATGGAATGGATATAGAATTCCTCTGTGATTAAATGAACCAATGTAGAGGCATGGCTTGCTGTATTCAGATGGTGCAATGTCATACATCCCTTGCACATCTATCAGTATTACCATAAGAACTTTCTTTCATTATGAGTGGGGTATGCCTTTTTTGttaggaagaaggaaaaaagccTCAAACTGAATGTTGGTTTGCACTATATAAGGTAGTTATAATTTCCTGAAACTTGTTTCTAAATTGCATGACATAGAAAAATGTCCAGTCCAATCCTAAAAAGAATTGTGCTTAAAAGTACATACCATGGAAGTAAATCGGATGAATTCCTGAGAAAGCATAAATAAAACTACAAGCTAGTTTGCAGGGCAGTCCTGTGCAGTGTTACTCCAGTGTAAGACAACTGAAATGAAAGGGTCAAATTGAAGTAATTCTCCTTAGAACTGTAGATTTCTTAGCAGAGGCTTGTTTGTATAATACCAGTTGTTTAGTCTGTTTTTCACTGACATTTCTGATTTTGTAGGTCGTTGGATTTGTGACTGTTGTGAAAGGCAGCCCCCAATTCCTAGgggtagaggaagaagagggaagaacagTAAAGAAGGCTAAACTCAGTTATCTCATGTGTAAAACTGCATATAACTAAGAGCTAAATTTGGTGCTATTTAACTAACCACTCTGTATAAGGAAAAATACCACTCAAATGTTTTTCACGAAATAAAACTTTCAATTTCAATTATGGGTAATGGCCTAGTGACCTTTGGGCCTAGTAATGTGACTTGTAATAGAAGCACTTAAGCAGGGGTGTGAATACTGTCTAGTGTGCAAATACAACTTGTACCAATAGTGTGGCATATGCATCTGTGCTGCATAGCAGTCATTTCTATAGAGAAACAACTATTCTTTTGTTCTACATCTCAGTCAAAGTAAATGAAAAGATTGGATTTCTGGCAAGCAGTTAATATTCTTTCACTACCTAAGTGCAGGGtagctcctgacattttgctttcAAAGCACTACAAGACTTTTGGAGCAAAGTTGGCACACCTGGAACCATATACTAGATATGGGGAAAGTGATCATGTGTTTGCTATGCCCACCTATAAAAATTAGGGCTGTAGATGCTATCAAAATGAACACATGAGGAAAGGGCTTCAACTCTTCCCCATCATACCTACCTGAATTTGAAGTGTACCAGgaacagagaaacaggatgcataATGGTTCAGTGCCTATACCTACTACCTGCTATTAAAAGCCCCCTACTTTATACACAAGTAGGGTAGATGTGGGGAAAACATCAATTTTCCCCAGTGATGTCCAGTTTGGCTCTCGTAAGTACAAATATGAAATTACATGAAGAAATAATAGACCAAATTTTTTTCTCGGACAACAGGAATATCAGCTACTAGGCTAAAGGTCAAGTTTCTATAATAATAGCTTAACAAGAGGCTGCACTAAAGCAGAAACTCTGTATACTGAAGTCTGTGGTAAGTAAACATTACTCTGGATTGGTCTGGTCAAGTTTTTCTTTTGGCACGCAAAGAAAATAAGTATTTGCCTTCAAGTACACACCCATTACACTAGTTATCTCTCATTTAGAACACTAATCCTTCCACATAATGTGACAGCAAAGAGCAAAGCATTCAAACAAGTCACACATCTGTGGTGGTAGTATACATATACAACTCCTGCACTGGCAAAATGAATTTGTCTTTTTTATGTTACAGAAATTTTCCTAGCAAAAGATTCAAACATGTACAAGCTCCCTTAAACAATATTTAAGTTCCCGTAGTGATGTGCTAATATTGTAGCCATGAGAAAAAGAAATTATATGATTTCATTAGAATCATGATGAAATTCTAAATTTTCAGTCTCCGTtcctaaaaaaaatgtttgcatacagaaaataaattttattccAAGTCACAGTGAATTGCAATTCATACCTGATACTACTCAGTTACAGGAAATCTGTACAAATACTGTGCATGCCACAGCATATTTACAATAAAAATTAGATATGGCTTTATTTTCCCATCCTCGACATAGAAAGTGTTAATATTAATCTCACAGAGAAATGTTTGATTTCAGAGACTGACTTCCTGTAACAAGTTTAGTCAAAAAAGGATTTCAGCTATTATTTTTAGGATTGTAATCAGTATAGTCCAGAAGACTGATTCTTCATCTTGAGACTCTTCTTCTGTTGCATGAAGCTGCTTCATGGTTATCTCCATGTCTTCTGACTTGTAGGAGCCCGCATCCAATGGATATTGGGCAACTGTCTTATCGTAATATACTTTCATTACAAATTCACTTTCCAGATGAGACGGATGACCATAAATCCCAATTCCTACTGGGCGGTGGAAGTGTTCTGGCACGTGAACCACATCTTGGCCGCAAGTTACAGACTGTAATTCATAATCATCAAAACTGGGATGAAGTGTCCTATCAGATACGTACAAGTCTGCATCACCCTTTAAACTGTTAATCTGAAGCACTATCTTTCCTTCATGGTTTAATCTCAAATAACTATAATTTCCAGCACCAATCTGACCTTGAACCACATGAAGGAGAAGCCATTCTTCTGGCacatcctcttcttcatcataagTGCTTGCTATTAGAAGTCCTTGACAAGCAAGCAGTGTCACTAGTACCCATTTCCAGTGAGCTGCCATGGCACCTGTGGATACATTGTTTCAGGTCATTCAATAGTTAATGAAAACATAAGTGATTGAAAAAGTGGAAAGGCTTTCATTTAATTAGCTACAGTTTTGACTTCTTGGCACTCTCCCTTGGCACTCTCCCTAGGCAACTGATGAAGTATACCAGTGTGAAAACATTTAGTAGGAAATATTCAGAAAAGAATAAGTTCAGTTTAATAAGGGGGGTTTACTGCACAgttattacttacttacttacttacttacttacttacttacttacttacttacttacttatttatttgatataccgcccaatccccgaagggctctggggggtgtacagcataaaaaccacagataaaaacatcatacttctAGAAATATAATAAGGCAACGgttgtgtcctaagatggcctcccacctaaaacctaatcctcctaggagggggatgaagaggtagcgggtcctgatagtattaaggacccatatatcccaaTAGCGGGTCCCAatgatataggggagggggcacactcagcggctggtttctccaaaagcccggtggaacaactcagtcttgcaggccctgcggaaatcacccagatcccgcagggcccggacagctggagggagagtgttccaccaggcaggggccggagccgtaaaggccctggcccaagtggaggccagccgcatcattgaggggccagggatctccagtaagttggcctctgccaagcgcagaggtcgagctgggacatatgagGTAATGCGGTtggtgtgcataggattgcagccttagtgAGCTTAATTCTAGGTCTCATAATACACAGGTAAAAATCCTTTAGGAAAAGAGCTAATAGTTTCAGAGAAGATGCTTTCccagaaaaatattttgtttaacgCAACTTTGGCTAAACAAAATTCAAGACCAGAAACACCTTAAAATTTCAGCAAAATTGTTCATGGTGTCAGCTTTTATGAGTCTGCTCACTGTCAAATACAATTAAGAATGGTGATGTATCAGTTCCTATACTTTTTTTGTTAAGAATATTTAAACTGACATAAAAAATTGACCTGCTTGTTGGTACAGTATGTGTTCTACAAATGACAATATTAAATGTAAACCTACTGGCTTTGGTTTGGTGGCAACTGGGCCATCCAGGCTATTCTAACTGTTGGTATTAGAAGCTGTTTTATGTTGGGAGAAAGCCAGATTGACATTAACAGTCATGCACCATTGTACGCTTACAACCTGCAAAGTACAGGTGATGCAAGGCAACATTAGATAATGGACTAATTATAATGAACCAGTAACACAAAATATACATAGATCTAACAAATGCTCTCTCCAATGATTTCTAGCTACTTTTAAAATTTCACCATAATATATGGACCGTGAAACTTTAGAGCAAGCAATTGCTTAAGACAAGTAACATAAGATTCTAGAAGAGCTACGTATAAATCAGAAGACAGTGTAATCTTATATGGCTAACAACAGTCAACACTGATTTCAACACTTGAACTGGAGTGAATGCATAGGATTACACCACACATTCAGAGAAAATTGTTCACATACTCTTCCATATGCCTCTGTGGTACCTATGTTGGTGCCAAGGATAATGATATCAGTACTTTTAGCAAAGGAAACTGAAGTGTTTCCTCAATCTTCAGTTCTCACAGATGTGGTTGCTACATTGTCTCTTTTTCATACCAAATTGTATTTTGGTACAATTGAGCAGGGACACACAATGCAACGCAATATGAATCTATCCTACTCAAATTTTCTTAGATGCAAAGCCAGTCTCAAAAAATTATGCCATAAGCACAGTATAGATTTTTTCCTAGAAATAATTTCTGATGGCAACACCTGATCCCTTCCATTCTACCTGTGAAGATACCCAGCAGTAGAGGGAAATTAGGCTTGGAATCTGGATCATGGATTGCATTGGCCAATCTAGTGCAATATATACATTTCATTAGTGGATAGCCCCCTTCCCACTAAATAAAATCAGCAGGAGAAACGGGGAGGGGCGtcgaaaaaagttttttttaaacctacaGACTCCTGAGGAAAAACAAAAACGATGTAAGTTTTCCTTGAAAATGAGCTGTACGTTCCTCCATTTTACTTGGCGGGCAGAATCTGCACCCAAAGCTTATTTAGATTTGGAGCTAACAGAAAATTTGAAGGCAGGAGGGGCCCTGTTGGTGAAGGTCTGATTCGCAGAGCCTAACGAGGTTTCATACGAAGATAAAGGGACAACTTCGTTTCCCAACTCAGGTGTTGCGAGACTCGGGAATTTTCTCCGTCCCCCTTTTAATGCATGGGtgtgagaggggagagagtgcaTTTCTTTTCAGGCCTCTCACTTTCCGGAAGAGCTGAGCACTCcccaagagaaagaaagagggaaatgtTTGACCCTCGGCCAGCCCTGTCAAGTCTGAGGATTTGTTCCAGGTAAACAGACACCCATTGCAGAGGGGATCAGCCGAATCATGCTGTCTACATGCAAAAGTAAACTGGAGTCGTGCGACAGTCAGCAGGCTAACCCGATTTCCGCGGATTAAAGCCCAATTCTTCAGTCTCGAGAAGCGGGCTCTAGTCCACAGAAGTTTATGCCAGAATAAAACTTTACTCGCCGCCACGCTCCACTTTATGTTGAATGCCAACCGAGGTATCGGCAGCCTCCTAGTTTGGGGTACTCTCTTGGccctcttctccccactcccTGGTCGCCCCCAACCGTGCGCTTCCGTCCTGCCGCTCTCGCTCACCCGTCAATCACCATCTAGGAGGCCTCCAGAACCCCCCGACAGAGACCCAAAGCGCAGCCGCTCCAGTCAGCGACAACGAGACTTAGTTGGTGTCGCGAGATGTGGAGGCTGCCTTTTTACGGTTCCGCTGTTCCGCCcgagtgagggaggggggaaagtgaggGAACGGGGGCTGCGGGAGAAAATACCTGGGAGTGTTTCCATGGCAGCGCGGCCCGGCTGCCCCTACGATGTGCCCAAAGATTGGCTCAATCCTGGGTGACGTTGTCCATGGCCCCGGGATTCGCAGTTGTGCGTTAAACTCGAAAATGAATTCTGCATGGTAACTCTtggaatttaaatttttttaaaaaggcattcagCAGGCACCAAACTCCGAGCGTGGGCGACACTAAAGAACTGAAAAGTTCTGTGGATCACTTGCTTGAATAAAGCATAGACAATTTTTTTCTGTGCTTGTTCTGTGCACTTTGTCATGCTCATGTCCATTCTTTCCCAAACATTTGGAATAAGGAGGTGTAGTGGTCAACTGAGTTTAAACATCAAAATCTCTACTTCTAGAAAAAGGTATTTAGAAGTTTAAAAGGCTGAAAGGACATAGTATCCAAGGCAGTCAAATCctatccagcatggtgtagttaccagcagatggactctaatctggagaactgggtttgattcctcactcctccacatgagtggcggagtcttatcacgtgaactagatttgttctcccactcctacattcttgggtgaccttgggctagtcacagcattcagaactctctcagccccacctacctcacaaggtgtctgttgtggggagaggaagggaaaagatttCGTaaaccccttgagtctccttacaggagagaaaggtggggtatatatccaaactcttcttcttccttcattacAAGCAAACTAAATCTAAACAAACAATAT from Sphaerodactylus townsendi isolate TG3544 linkage group LG01, MPM_Stown_v2.3, whole genome shotgun sequence harbors:
- the LG01H6orf120 gene encoding UPF0669 protein C6orf120 homolog, with the translated sequence MAAHWKWVLVTLLACQGLLIASTYDEEEDVPEEWLLLHVVQGQIGAGNYSYLRLNHEGKIVLQINSLKGDADLYVSDRTLHPSFDDYELQSVTCGQDVVHVPEHFHRPVGIGIYGHPSHLESEFVMKVYYDKTVAQYPLDAGSYKSEDMEITMKQLHATEEESQDEESVFWTILITILKIIAEILF